The Vigna unguiculata cultivar IT97K-499-35 chromosome 1, ASM411807v1, whole genome shotgun sequence nucleotide sequence taaaactgaaatattcgGCAACTATATGTCTAGTGCTGGTACTTAGTAATGACAAAAGGGGTCATGGCCCCCAAAttcttttacatttatatattgatatataatttaaatatgttttttaaaaataaaatatttttaatatattttatgtaattaatattttcaatttttttatatatttatatctatatataaggaaaattctttttctttttatatctattttttaattttatcttttaaatattttttaaataaaattaattattttattaatattatattttaagttattatttatttaatttaactaatttttatttgattatttttttaaacttaatttttataaatgaaaattaattataataaaattataaaaattatttatatttaattttataattataattataataattattattattataattttattattttttatcatcataaaaaaagtaaatacaatatttttactagtttatataaaaattatgagatTACGTTtttggttcttatttttgtttaaaaatatcaaattggtcctcaaatatttttatagtcttaATATGgtccaatttttgaaaaaaatgatgcaatttattattattttttttgttaaatttcttgaaccGGATTAAGGTTTTTCATTAGgattgaagttgtgaataatGATGGTTTCCTtggtgtaattgacataatcctagtgtctattttgatgaaaaattcttattccgcttcaagaaatttaacggaAAGCattaaattgcatcaatttttaaaaaatcgaaaccaaattaagactaaaaaaaattagaggaacaacatgatatttttggacaaaaaaatatacaagaagataattcaaccaaaattttgacacccTTAAAATATTAGTCAAAGATTCGTCACTGTTATGTCAACTCAGACACAACTATCTACCTAGTACCTAGTAGGATGTTAGTAGGATGTGTGATTTTATCACTCTTTaagtaaaaaaactatataaccTAGTGAGATAATTACTTCCATTTATCACGAAAGTTGAatgttatatttgttaaatttacttaaagaaggaaaaatctATAAAGCtaagattacaaaaataattatcagattaattgattttcatattgtgttttcattatttttcacaCTATGCGATAAAAAATTTTCTCACTAATCAATACCAGCCACtaataaatgatataaattaattaaattattataaaaagattaagttaataaatcatatgaatttttaattttatttaatttattttctgaacTATAATTCCATCTTTAGCAAAACAATAACTTAACAATATAATTTTGCCAACTAATTATCAAATCGCATGTCAAGAAAGGAAAATAACTCCTTCCTTTCTTCCATATAAAATGACATAAGGTACAACTCTTTAAAGCATATCACAAGGTTGTTGTTGAAGCTTTTTATACCATTCTCCTATAAATAATTAGCTAAGTTAGTTTTTTCCTCCAAAACTTAAATTATCTTTAGATTGATCTATCACGCCTATAAGGTACACATACTcactttgcttttattttatgaagtaATTTGTTGATTTGTTTCATTTATCTAACAATATCCACGTGCATGTCAGGACGACAGACACGGCACATTAGCACATACTGTTAACGTGAATGGAACACCGAGAGAACCTTCCATTCAAGATTACTACGGGACATGACAGTTAACGAATTTAACATTGAACATTAGTTTTCTCGCGAAGTTTCTCCTTGAATACGCGCACAAATACATCTATAAAACCTAAGATCGCATCAAATTTTAATTCCAACGTTAAAATTTTTCTAAACCCCAAAAAATCACGAAACAATGGAACCAGAACAAAGATCCATAGAGGTGAAACTCATCTCGTGCAAGGACCTCAGAGCCTTCAATTTTTTCCAAAAGCTCACAGTTTACGCCACCGTCTTCATCGACAGCGAGGATCCGAAGAGGGAAATGACGGAGGAACGGAGGCAGCGACAGCGAACCCTAACGCACAGAGAAAGCGACGGCGATGGCAGCAACCCCGAATGGAACAACTACGCGCGTTTCGATTTGGGGAAGCTTTCGCGCTCGCCGCGCCACTCCGATTACGATGATCTCTTCCTCTGCTTTGAGTTCCGCCACGACGGCGTCATCCTCGGCGATAAAATCGTCGGCGAGTGCCGCGTGGCGTTCTCCGATATGATCCGCGACGGAGCCGCCGGCGCAGCGAGGATCGTGAGCTATGAGGTTCGATCCCCCGAGGGAAAGCCGAATGGTGTCTTCAATTTTTCGTACAAATTGATTGGGTTTGGGATTGGGATTGGAAATTGGGGTGGGATTGTTAGCGGAATGCACTCGTCGCAGATTCTCCAAGGGAGAATCTCCGGGTACCCTGTTCTGGCACCGGAGGATTGCGCGTGCGCTCCCAATAGGGTACAATATCCCACGTGCGACATTGATAACACGTGCTGCTACCCAACGGTTGCGTTGCCGGTGGGGTGTCCCGTCTATCCGGCAGCTGCTCCACCGCCGCCGGTTATGCTTCCGTCGTACGGAGAGTTTCATTTCAATTACCCACAACCGTCGTCACCGCCGCCGCCGGTTGCGTATCCATATCCTCCCCCGCCTCCTCCGGCGGTGCATGCTTATCCTCATTTTGGGCCGGAGGCCCATCCATGGCTACCAGGCCCGTATAGTGAACGCAGGTGGTAATGGACTAATGAAGGGTTCAAAGGCCATAATTTTTCTGAGGTGTTTATTTTGACAACGTGTAgttgtatagtttttttttatttttttatattttctcttttttgtagGGTTTTCCATATTTTATATACGGAAATTTTGTTGTAAACTTTGTcgtcaatattttaattttatttatttatttattgttgttttgttgGCCGAGGGAAAAGGAGTTTTTACCTAATTGACCTAACTTAAAATTACTAACTTTAAGCACttcttaatcaatataaatCCAAATGAAAATGTTAGGTGAATTAATCATACTATTAGcgagaaactaaaaaaaaatcactaacatTAAAAACTAGAAGAGGCATTGTATGAACAGTAAAATGGCATCAAAATATGTTACATATACTTTTCTAACTTATTTATAATCAACTTAACTAGTTTGTCATAATGTACCAATCAAATGTTTGACTCATTTTCAAGATAATAGTCATTCAGTCACCAAGTATATGTGATCATGTAATCTTTTGAATTTCAtggtatttatttaaatagtatACTTTAGTGTTTATGGGAATGAATTCTAACCTTCGTTTGCattcattattaaaaaagataagtcaaaattaaaaagaagaaattataaatttacttttgtttatgttttaaagaataaagttatacaaatttagaaattaaaaaatatatataataataatgataatagttaatattttacaacattttataatatataacatttattttataataatttacatacattgttaaatataattaacattgagattttgttaaaaaaaataataatgaaaattaaaaatttaaattaatgattaaagtgcaatcataattaaatctatttattaatttaattaaataaaataggaaataatatagataaaaatattttataacgaCAATTATTTCGTGGCAGTTTTCTTAAACTGACATtatcttattaaatttttaaacttatattatatttacaatCAGTTGACACAGTATTTGAGATTTTTTCTTTGCATGTTAACTTTCATCTTTCTACTCTAACTCAGTATATGAGTGTGTTTTTCTTCCTATGGCAAGTGATATGCTTCTTTCTCTCCAACTTTCCCACGATTTaaggtttttattattattattattattattattttacac carries:
- the LOC114178469 gene encoding protein SRC2 homolog, yielding MEPEQRSIEVKLISCKDLRAFNFFQKLTVYATVFIDSEDPKREMTEERRQRQRTLTHRESDGDGSNPEWNNYARFDLGKLSRSPRHSDYDDLFLCFEFRHDGVILGDKIVGECRVAFSDMIRDGAAGAARIVSYEVRSPEGKPNGVFNFSYKLIGFGIGIGNWGGIVSGMHSSQILQGRISGYPVLAPEDCACAPNRVQYPTCDIDNTCCYPTVALPVGCPVYPAAAPPPPVMLPSYGEFHFNYPQPSSPPPPVAYPYPPPPPPAVHAYPHFGPEAHPWLPGPYSERRW